TCCTTCTCCTCGTCGGTGAACGTCGAGGGGATGAGCGTTTCGATCTTGCTCACCGTTATCTTCACGGCGGCTTTCTCGCCCTGCATGACGGTAGCCACTTCTTTCTGGCCGCCCGCTTTCATGCCGATGATGGCCTGTGCGAAGACGAAATCTTCCTTGTCGCTTGCCGCCCGGAGGCGTATCTCTTTTTTATTGTAGCGGCCGAATTTCTCGTTCAGATAGGTAAGATCGCAGGTGACCATGTCCCCTGCCTCGATGACCTTGTCATTGTCCTCGACGCTCTTGCCGTATTCCTTTTTGTATATCTCAAACGCGGCGTCCACGACGGCGTCATCGATGGACCAGTTCTCACGCTCGACCTTTATTTTTGAGAGATCGGGGAGTTTTACCGACGGCTGCGGATAGTAGAGATAGGTGAATTTCAGCGTGCCGTTGTTCTCACGCTTGGTGAGCTCCGGATTACCGAACACGGAGAGGCTCTCCGCTTTCGCGAATTCGGCCCAAGCCTGTTCCGCCAGATGCTCTTCCGATTCGGAGGCGATGGCGTCCTTATACCGCGTCCGAATGATATCGTCCGGGACGCGTCCCTTGCGAAAGCCCTTTATCTCGACGTGCGGGCGGAAATCCGCGAGCACCTTGTCAGCGACGGCATCGAGGGCCGTCTGCGATACGGCAGCGGTAACGAGGAGCGCCCCGTTCTCTCCCTTGCTTTTGTCGAACGAAAAACCAGATTCCATGGATCAACCCTGCTTTTATTGTCTGTCGCTGCTCATAGGATAAATATACCCCGGAGCAGCCGGGGTACTTACTGAGCGGGAAACGGGACTCGAACCCGCGACATCCACCATGGCAAGGTGGCGCTCTACCAATTGAGCTATTCCCGCGAACAACGGGGGTACTATAGTGCAAAAAGGGGAAATGTCAATATGTTGCTTTATTGATTTTCCCCCGTTGTAATTGTATTATCAATGGGAACGATAGTGCCGACAATAAAAGAAGGTGATTTTCGATGGCCGTACGGCGTATTTTCTGGT
This window of the Spirochaetota bacterium genome carries:
- the tig gene encoding trigger factor produces the protein MESGFSFDKSKGENGALLVTAAVSQTALDAVADKVLADFRPHVEIKGFRKGRVPDDIIRTRYKDAIASESEEHLAEQAWAEFAKAESLSVFGNPELTKRENNGTLKFTYLYYPQPSVKLPDLSKIKVERENWSIDDAVVDAAFEIYKKEYGKSVEDNDKVIEAGDMVTCDLTYLNEKFGRYNKKEIRLRAASDKEDFVFAQAIIGMKAGGQKEVATVMQGEKAAVKITVSKIETLIPSTFTDEEKEKADNIKKFLRQQLETATNGKKESELIKAIDDALLEKVTLAIPKGFLDTYADALMSRVQERTVSRTGLKFEEYLAFTGKTEDELKAEQRKDSEREITLSVLRGEIFSANKNDIKVNEEQMNMYARELYQRETQQGLAKRTKEEQQTIMRRIASAAQEYGATAAINEFVKGKVTVTDKKGAAYVPTRDDLFFWR